One region of Jatrophihabitans sp. genomic DNA includes:
- the arr gene encoding NAD(+)--rifampin ADP-ribosyltransferase yields the protein MSRPLDEGPFFHGTIAALNVGEFLTAGRPSNYRPEIVMNHIYFTALVDGAGLAAEIAAELAEGEAVPKVYAVEPTGAFENDPNVTDKKFPGNPTRSYRSSAPLRVVGEITEWRRLTPEQLETWRERLSVLLSSESGEIIN from the coding sequence GTGTCCAGACCGCTCGATGAGGGCCCGTTCTTCCATGGCACGATCGCGGCCCTGAACGTGGGTGAGTTCCTCACGGCGGGCCGCCCATCGAACTACCGTCCCGAGATCGTCATGAACCACATCTACTTCACCGCCCTTGTTGATGGAGCCGGCCTCGCTGCGGAGATCGCTGCAGAACTCGCGGAGGGTGAAGCGGTTCCGAAAGTGTATGCAGTAGAGCCAACGGGGGCGTTCGAGAACGACCCGAACGTGACCGACAAGAAGTTCCCCGGTAACCCCACCCGCTCGTACCGCAGTAGCGCCCCACTGCGGGTCGTAGGTGAGATCACCGAGTGGAGGCGACTAACCCCCGAACAGCTGGAGACATGGCGGGAGCGTCTATCGGTGCTTCTTTCAAGTGAGAGTGGCGAAATCATCAATTGA